gggggagaaggAACAGTAAGGGGAGCTAGCTCTCGGCACTCAGCGTCCCTCTATGCCCACGATGTCCCCCTCTTTGCTTTAGGGACAAAGCATCCGATAGTACTGGGGGTCGCTGCTTGCCTCTTTCCCACCGATCCTAGGGCATAAGGGAGGGGTCTCGCAGGGTTAAGGGTTTGAGAGAATCGACTGAGTTTGTTGGGGTTGAGGGAGAGAGACCACTGCGCTCCGCTTCCGAATCTACCTGTAGCTACAGCTAGCTACCTGCCTGCCCCTCCTCGGGGGAAACAATAAACCTGCATGTGTGTGCGCGTTATGCGCGAGTGTGCGCGCGAGTGTGTTAtacgcgtgtgtgtgcgtgtgtgtatgtgtgtgtgttgcatatACTCCACACCCCGAGCCATAGTACGTATTTTGCTGTATCCCAGGTTGCGCCCGGTAGATCGGCACCGCCCGGTTCGCGCCAGGGCGCGCGTTGCTTCTTGCCCCATTAGCTCGCTCGCTCTCCTTGGCACCCCACCCTCGCTCGGCACCTGGGCACGGGTCTGGGCCCCTGGGCCCGCTTCGCGCGGCGCTGGCGCTCGGGTTCActcacccctcccctctctccctcccccctctccacaGAGAATGTGATGGACATCGGTCTGGCGAACGAGAAGCCCAACCAGGAACTCTCTTACTCCGGCTCCTTCCAGCCCGCTCCGGGCAACAAGACGGTGACCTACTTGGGGAAGTTCGCCTTCGACTCCCCCTCCAACTGGTGTCAGGACAACATCATCAGCCTCATGAGCGCCGGCATCCTAGGGGTGCCCCCGGCCTCCGGGGCGCTCAGTACACAGACCTCTACCGCCAGCATGGTGCAGCCGCAGGGCGAGGTGGAACCCATGTACCCGGCGTTGCCCCCTTACTCCAACTGCAGCGACCTCTATTCTGAGCCCGTGTCTTTCCATGACCCTCAGGGCAACCCCGGGCTCGCCTATTCTCCCCAGGATTACCAGTCGGCCAAGCCCGGTTTGGACAGTAACCTCTTCCCCATGATCCCCGACTACAACCTGTACCATCACCCCAATGAGATGGGATCCGTCACGGAGCACAAGCCCTTCCAGAGCATGGATCCCATCCGGGTCAACCCGCCCCCCATCACCCCCCTGGAGACCATCAAGGCTTTCAAGGACAAACAGATCCACCCCGGCTTCGGCAGCTTGCCCCAGCCGCCGCTCACTCTCAAGCCCATCCGGCCCCGCAAGTACCCCAACCGACCCAGCAAGACCCCGCTCCACGAACGACCCCACGCGTGTCCGGCCGAGGGCTGCGACCGGCGCTTCAGCCGCTCAGACGAGCTGACCCGGCACCTGCGTATCCACACCGGCCACAAGCCCTTCCAGTGTCGGATCTGCATGCGCAGTTTCAGCCGCAGCGACCACCTCACCACCCACATCCGCACTCACACGGGCGAGAAGCCCTTCGCCTGCGAGTTCTGCGGGCGCAAGTTCGCGCGCAGCGACGAGCGCAAGCGCCACGCCAAAATCCACCTcaaacagaaggagaagaaggcagagaagggGGGAACGGCCTCTGCCTCCTCGGCGCCCCCCGTATCTCTGGCTCCCGTCGTCACCACCTGCGCCTGAGGACCTGGCTCCGGCTCCAGACCCCACTTTTCCCCTCCAGTGCCTCCCCGTTGCTGCCTTGAAAGTAATGGGGCACCCCGCCGCGGAGGCGCAGGGGCCGCGCCCTGGCCTCTCCCTGGACGCACGGCCCCCAACTCCCCTATGATGCTTCCTACCCACCCCCTCGGCACTAGCCTAGGAGTCGGGGTCCAGATGGGGGAACCCTCCCCCTCGCCGCCGCCCTTCACTGGTAGGGGGGTGTGGAAAGGTGGCGTCTAGCCCGCTTTGTTCAACTCGGATCGCCTTGATCCACAGGGGGCAGGTGGGACTCACCAGGGACCTTACGAAGACTTGTGGGTGGGGTGAGGAGCTTAGGCCGACCCTTGCACACCCCACCGCCCTTCGTCTccacctcccccgccccccatctTGGAGacgggggtgggagggggggagatGAGGAGCGCACCAAAGCGCAGTGCTTTCTGCCCGCCGTGTGCGCGCCTGCGtgcgcgtgtatgtgtgtatgtgtgtgtgtgtgtgtgtgtatgtgtgtgtgtgttatgtatgtatgtttgtggcTGAGCTCTCAACTGGGCTGTTTCACCACCCTCCCCTCGAAAAAGCTCCCCTTCCCACACCCAGTCCccaggcttcttggaggagaacAAGAGCAAATAGCTGTCATTGGGGGTCGGCCCGCGGGGCGGGACGAGGTGGGCTTTCTTCGGTCTGATGAGAAATCTTTCTTAGAGAAATGCCTCGGATGCCGCCTTGGGGGTCTACTTTGGTCCTTCACCTCTTCCCTCCACGGCCCTCAGGGCGCTTACTCTCACCTGCCTGGAGAAGGGGGCGGCCATGACTGagcctgctttttttctttcttcttttcattctttccacgtatttttccctcctccctttaccctttttttttttttttaggaaactgacttttcatcatttcagctccccttccttcttttcttcagcCCTCTCACCagtttcccaccccacccccactctctccctctctaaccACCCTTCTCCAGAAAGAGCAAGGCCCACCCAACTTCCAACTTTAGCTGGCCTAGCAACCAGCCCCCTTCTCCCTGCCCCGAGTGCGcctgtatttttgtttctcacaTACAGTGAAAAGTCACATATTCCACCTCTCCTCACGGAAGAGAGATGGCCCTTTTTTTTGTCCTA
This region of Trichosurus vulpecula isolate mTriVul1 chromosome 3, mTriVul1.pri, whole genome shotgun sequence genomic DNA includes:
- the EGR3 gene encoding early growth response protein 3, with the translated sequence MTGKLAEKLPVTMSSLLNQLPDNLYPEEIPSSLNLFSGSSDAVAHYNQMATENVMDIGLANEKPNQELSYSGSFQPAPGNKTVTYLGKFAFDSPSNWCQDNIISLMSAGILGVPPASGALSTQTSTASMVQPQGEVEPMYPALPPYSNCSDLYSEPVSFHDPQGNPGLAYSPQDYQSAKPGLDSNLFPMIPDYNLYHHPNEMGSVTEHKPFQSMDPIRVNPPPITPLETIKAFKDKQIHPGFGSLPQPPLTLKPIRPRKYPNRPSKTPLHERPHACPAEGCDRRFSRSDELTRHLRIHTGHKPFQCRICMRSFSRSDHLTTHIRTHTGEKPFACEFCGRKFARSDERKRHAKIHLKQKEKKAEKGGTASASSAPPVSLAPVVTTCA